In the Pseudomonadota bacterium genome, one interval contains:
- a CDS encoding branched-chain amino acid ABC transporter permease produces the protein MPSLGLSLEAWQRFALIGAILVAAALPLLVKNFTVFQLTLVMVYAIAILGLNLLTGINGQFSLGHSAFYAIGAYTAAIMMDRFDASYLLTLPAAGIICFVAGFLFGLPALRLEGLYLALATFALAVATPQLFKLSLIERWTGGVQGIVIQKPDAPFGLPLSQDQWLYYFTLAVVLVMFWAARNLVASRTGRALMAIRDNPLAAAAMGINTAVYKSLAFAVSALYTGVAGALGAIVIQFVAPDSFTFFLAVSFLVGLVVGGVGSIPGALIGGLFVLFVPNIAEAISKGLAWAVYGVILILVIYIMPKGAAGLVRLLARRFLRGLSSRS, from the coding sequence ATGCCGTCCCTCGGGCTTTCCCTCGAGGCCTGGCAGCGCTTCGCCCTCATCGGCGCCATTCTCGTGGCCGCGGCGCTGCCGCTCTTAGTCAAGAACTTCACGGTCTTCCAGCTGACCCTGGTCATGGTCTACGCCATCGCCATCCTCGGCCTCAATCTCCTGACCGGGATCAACGGGCAGTTCTCGCTGGGGCACAGCGCCTTCTACGCGATCGGCGCCTACACCGCGGCGATCATGATGGATCGCTTCGATGCCTCCTATTTGCTGACCTTGCCGGCGGCCGGCATCATCTGCTTCGTTGCCGGCTTTCTCTTCGGGCTGCCGGCGCTCAGGCTGGAGGGGCTCTATCTGGCGCTCGCCACCTTCGCGCTGGCCGTGGCCACGCCGCAGCTCTTCAAGCTCTCTTTGATCGAGCGCTGGACCGGCGGCGTGCAGGGCATCGTCATCCAGAAGCCGGATGCGCCCTTCGGCCTGCCCTTGAGCCAGGACCAGTGGCTCTACTACTTCACCTTGGCGGTCGTCCTCGTGATGTTCTGGGCCGCGCGCAATCTGGTGGCGAGCCGCACGGGACGGGCCTTGATGGCGATCCGCGACAATCCGCTGGCCGCCGCGGCGATGGGCATCAACACCGCGGTCTACAAGTCGCTGGCCTTCGCGGTGAGCGCGCTCTACACCGGTGTCGCCGGTGCCTTGGGTGCCATCGTCATCCAGTTCGTGGCCCCCGACAGCTTCACCTTCTTCCTCGCCGTGAGCTTTCTCGTCGGCTTGGTGGTCGGCGGCGTCGGCTCGATCCCGGGCGCGCTCATCGGCGGCTTGTTCGTGCTGTTCGTGCCCAACATCGCCGAGGCGATCTCCAAGGGATTGGCTTGGGCGGTCTATGGCGTCATCCTGATCCTGGTCATCTACATCATGCCGAAAGGGGCGGCGGGGCTCGTCCGGCTCCTCGCTCGACGGTTTTTACGAGGGCTGTCGTCGCGTTCGTAA
- a CDS encoding ABC transporter substrate-binding protein, whose protein sequence is MMQTRRALFVAAAVIAGAALAGGPALAQKKYDPGASDTEIKVGNTNPYSGPASAYGTIGKTIEAYFKKVNAEGGVNGRKLTFVTYDDGYSPPKTVEQVRKLVESDEVLLLFQTLGTPSNTAIHKYMNQKKVPQLFVATGATVWGEYKEYPWTMGWQPNYQSEGRIYAKYVLEKHPGGKIGILYQNDDYGKDYVKGLKDGLGAKASMIVSELPYEVADPTVDSQIVNLKASGADIFFNVTTPKFAAQAIRKAFEIGWKPVHLLNNVSNSVGSVLKPAGLDASTGVLSTGYLKDPTDPTWKDDAAFKAWSAFMEKYYPDGDRTSSFTAYGYTVAQTLVQVLKQSGDTLTRENVMKQAASLKNLELGMLLPGIKINTAPTDFYPIKQMQMQRFNGERWELFGPVMSGDIGS, encoded by the coding sequence ATGATGCAGACAAGACGTGCTCTCTTCGTCGCGGCGGCGGTCATCGCCGGCGCGGCGCTCGCCGGAGGCCCGGCCCTGGCGCAGAAAAAATACGATCCCGGCGCCAGCGACACCGAGATCAAGGTCGGCAACACCAACCCCTATAGCGGCCCGGCCTCGGCCTATGGGACCATCGGCAAGACCATCGAGGCCTACTTCAAGAAGGTCAATGCCGAGGGCGGCGTCAACGGCCGCAAGCTCACCTTCGTCACCTATGACGACGGTTACAGTCCGCCCAAGACGGTCGAGCAGGTGCGCAAGCTGGTGGAAAGCGACGAGGTGCTCTTGCTGTTCCAGACCTTGGGCACGCCGTCCAACACCGCCATCCACAAATACATGAACCAGAAGAAGGTGCCGCAGCTCTTCGTCGCCACCGGCGCTACCGTCTGGGGGGAGTACAAGGAATATCCGTGGACGATGGGCTGGCAGCCGAACTACCAGAGCGAAGGCCGCATCTACGCCAAATACGTCCTGGAGAAGCACCCCGGCGGCAAGATCGGCATCCTCTACCAGAACGACGACTACGGTAAGGACTACGTGAAGGGCTTGAAGGATGGGCTCGGCGCCAAGGCCTCGATGATCGTCTCCGAGCTGCCCTACGAGGTCGCCGATCCCACCGTCGACTCGCAGATCGTCAATCTGAAGGCCTCGGGCGCCGACATCTTCTTCAATGTGACGACGCCGAAATTCGCCGCCCAGGCGATCCGCAAGGCCTTCGAGATCGGCTGGAAGCCGGTGCATCTCCTCAACAACGTGTCGAACTCGGTCGGCTCGGTGTTGAAGCCGGCAGGGCTGGACGCCTCCACCGGCGTGCTCAGCACGGGCTATCTCAAGGATCCGACCGATCCCACCTGGAAGGACGATGCCGCCTTCAAGGCGTGGTCGGCGTTCATGGAAAAATACTACCCCGACGGCGACCGCACCTCGAGCTTCACCGCCTATGGCTATACGGTGGCGCAGACCCTGGTGCAGGTCCTGAAGCAGTCGGGCGACACGCTCACCCGCGAGAACGTCATGAAGCAGGCCGCCAGCCTGAAGAACCTCGAGCTCGGCATGCTCCTCCCGGGCATCAAGATCAACACCGCGCCGACCGACTTCTATCCGATCAAGCAGATGCAGATGCAGCGCTTCAACGGCGAGCGCTGGGAACTGTTCGGCCCGGTGATGAGCGGCGACATCGGCAGCTAG
- a CDS encoding branched-chain amino acid ABC transporter permease, with product MELFLHQLLAGIATGGIYACMALAVVMIYQAIDHFNFAQGEMAMFSTYIAWQLMQWGFPYWLAFTATVVISFIGGALIERALFKPIRTAPILSQIVVFIALFSILNSLAGFIWDYTIKSFPSPFPAEPILGNRLISAHDLGMIGVTLLLLALLYLHFRYTRLGLAMRAAAANPDSARLVGIRVGWMVALGWGMASAIGAVAGMMIAPIVFLEPNMMLSILLYGLAGAVVGGLNSPGGAVFGGFAVGVTENLAGTFVPVVGRELKLTIALVLIVCVLMLRPAGLFGRAAVSRV from the coding sequence TTGGAGCTGTTTCTGCATCAGCTTCTGGCGGGCATCGCCACCGGCGGCATCTATGCCTGCATGGCGCTGGCGGTGGTGATGATCTACCAGGCGATCGACCACTTCAATTTCGCCCAGGGCGAGATGGCGATGTTCTCCACATACATCGCCTGGCAGCTCATGCAATGGGGATTTCCCTATTGGCTGGCCTTCACCGCTACCGTCGTCATCTCCTTCATCGGCGGCGCCTTGATCGAGCGGGCCTTGTTCAAGCCCATCCGCACGGCACCGATCCTGAGCCAGATCGTGGTCTTCATCGCGCTCTTTTCCATTCTCAACAGCCTTGCCGGCTTCATCTGGGACTACACGATCAAGTCATTTCCGAGCCCATTCCCGGCCGAGCCGATCCTCGGCAACCGGCTGATCAGCGCCCATGACCTCGGCATGATCGGGGTGACCTTGCTGCTTCTGGCGCTGCTCTACCTGCATTTCCGCTACACGCGCTTGGGCCTTGCCATGCGGGCCGCGGCCGCCAATCCCGACTCCGCCAGGCTGGTCGGCATCCGTGTGGGATGGATGGTGGCGCTGGGCTGGGGCATGGCATCGGCAATCGGCGCGGTCGCCGGCATGATGATCGCGCCCATCGTCTTCCTCGAGCCCAACATGATGCTGAGCATCCTGCTCTACGGCTTGGCCGGTGCGGTGGTCGGCGGCTTGAACAGTCCCGGCGGTGCGGTCTTCGGCGGCTTCGCCGTGGGCGTGACCGAGAACCTTGCTGGCACCTTCGTGCCCGTGGTCGGCCGCGAATTGAAGCTCACGATCGCGCTCGTGCTCATCGTTTGCGTGCTCATGCTGCGGCCGGCCGGCCTCTTTGGCCGCGCCGCCGTCAGTCGCGTTTGA
- a CDS encoding ABC transporter ATP-binding protein produces the protein MSALLAIRGLNAFYGQTQALHGLDLDLEEGGITALLGANGAGKTTVLRAISGMVKTEGEILYGGAAIAGTAIEDIVRLGIAHVPEGRGTFVRLTVEENLRLGAMIRRDRGVAEDIERVYGHFPRLKERRHQQAGTLSGGEQQMLAIGRALMLRPRIMLLDEPSFGLAPLLVAEVFQILKTINKADRVSVLLVEQNAALALELAEWAYLIETGRIVMAGSAAQIGADEGVRRAYLGY, from the coding sequence GTGAGCGCGCTCCTGGCCATCCGCGGGCTCAACGCCTTCTATGGCCAGACCCAGGCGCTGCACGGCCTCGACCTCGACCTGGAGGAGGGCGGCATCACCGCGCTCCTGGGCGCTAATGGCGCCGGCAAGACCACGGTGCTGCGCGCCATCTCCGGCATGGTCAAGACCGAAGGCGAGATTCTCTATGGCGGCGCTGCCATCGCCGGGACGGCGATCGAGGACATCGTGCGCCTCGGCATCGCCCATGTGCCGGAGGGCCGCGGCACCTTCGTCAGGCTCACGGTCGAGGAAAACTTGCGGCTCGGCGCCATGATCCGGCGGGACCGCGGCGTCGCCGAGGACATCGAGCGGGTCTATGGGCATTTCCCGCGCCTGAAGGAGCGCCGCCATCAGCAGGCCGGCACGCTGTCGGGCGGCGAGCAGCAGATGCTGGCGATCGGCCGCGCGCTCATGCTGCGCCCGCGCATCATGCTCTTGGACGAGCCGTCCTTCGGTTTGGCGCCGCTCCTGGTGGCCGAGGTCTTCCAGATCCTGAAGACCATCAACAAGGCCGACCGCGTCAGCGTGCTCCTGGTCGAGCAGAATGCCGCGCTCGCCCTCGAGCTGGCCGAATGGGCTTATCTGATCGAGACCGGGCGGATCGTCATGGCCGGCTCGGCCGCCCAGATCGGCGCCGATGAGGGCGTGCGCCGCGCCTATCTCGGCTACTGA
- a CDS encoding IclR family transcriptional regulator: MSDDGAVWIARARADNDTAGATRRDRQFVEALARGLEILRAFAPNHALLGNQEIARYTGLPKPTVSRLTYTLTKLGYLTYSERLGKYQLGAPALALGYAVLSNLGIRQVARPHMQQLADYADASVALGSRDRLRLIYVEYCRSNSALTLRLDAGARIPIATTAMGRALLAALPEGERSWLMDHIQRHEGERWPAIRAGIEQAVEDLRRRGFTTSIGEWQADVNAVGVPLVPADGSPIVAFNCGAPAFQLSREQLEGDIGPRLVNLVRNVEAQLGHR; the protein is encoded by the coding sequence ATGAGCGATGACGGGGCGGTGTGGATCGCCCGCGCACGGGCCGACAACGACACCGCCGGAGCCACCAGGCGCGACCGGCAATTCGTCGAGGCGCTCGCCCGCGGCCTCGAGATCCTCAGGGCTTTTGCCCCCAATCATGCGCTCCTCGGCAATCAGGAGATCGCCCGCTACACCGGGCTGCCGAAGCCGACCGTCTCGCGCCTGACCTACACGCTGACCAAGCTCGGCTATCTCACCTATTCGGAGCGGCTGGGCAAATACCAGCTCGGCGCCCCGGCGCTGGCTCTCGGCTACGCGGTGCTGTCGAACCTCGGCATCCGCCAGGTCGCGCGTCCGCATATGCAGCAGCTTGCCGACTATGCCGACGCCTCGGTGGCGCTAGGCAGCCGAGATCGGCTGCGGCTCATCTATGTCGAATACTGCCGCAGCAACTCCGCGCTGACGCTGCGCCTGGATGCCGGGGCGCGAATCCCGATCGCGACCACGGCGATGGGGCGGGCGCTTCTCGCCGCTCTGCCGGAAGGCGAGCGGAGCTGGCTCATGGACCATATCCAGCGTCACGAGGGTGAGCGCTGGCCGGCAATCCGTGCCGGCATCGAGCAAGCGGTCGAGGATTTGCGGCGGCGCGGTTTCACCACCTCGATCGGCGAATGGCAGGCCGACGTCAACGCCGTCGGCGTGCCGCTGGTGCCGGCCGATGGCTCGCCCATCGTCGCCTTCAATTGCGGCGCCCCGGCCTTCCAGCTGTCGCGCGAGCAGCTGGAGGGCGACATCGGTCCGCGGCTCGTCAATCTCGTACGCAATGTCGAAGCGCAGCTCGGCCATCGCTGA
- a CDS encoding ABC transporter ATP-binding protein translates to MVLLGFVGGAVRRAKAEPSQSVGEPGTARPLLSVRDVALRFGGIVALDGVSFELLPGEILGLIGPNGAGKTTLFNCLSRLYRPSAGDILFEGVSILGRPRHRMAEIGLGRTFQNLALFGGLSVLDNVLVGGHAGGRFRLIGDALRLPGARGDEAALRLEALELIDYLGLGPLAGRPVSGLPYGTLKRIELARALASRPKLLLLDEPAGGLNHEEVADLGRLIRQIRDDRRTTVLLVEHHMGLVMSISDRVVALDFGRKIAEGPPESVQQDPLVIQAYLGTASG, encoded by the coding sequence ATGGTCTTGCTCGGATTTGTGGGAGGTGCGGTCCGTCGCGCTAAGGCGGAACCGTCTCAGTCGGTCGGGGAGCCAGGGACCGCTCGGCCGTTGCTGAGCGTGCGCGACGTTGCGCTCCGCTTCGGCGGCATCGTCGCTTTGGATGGCGTCTCCTTCGAGCTCTTGCCCGGCGAGATCCTCGGTCTCATCGGGCCGAACGGCGCCGGCAAGACCACGCTGTTCAACTGCCTTTCCCGTCTCTACCGTCCCAGCGCCGGAGATATCCTGTTCGAGGGCGTCTCCATCCTCGGTCGGCCTCGCCACCGCATGGCCGAGATCGGCCTCGGCCGCACCTTCCAGAACCTGGCGCTGTTCGGCGGCCTCTCGGTCCTCGACAACGTGCTGGTCGGCGGCCATGCGGGCGGCCGCTTCCGGCTCATCGGCGATGCCTTGCGTCTTCCCGGCGCCCGCGGCGATGAGGCGGCGCTGAGGCTGGAGGCGCTGGAGCTCATCGACTATCTCGGCCTCGGTCCGCTGGCGGGCCGGCCGGTCTCCGGCCTTCCCTACGGCACCTTGAAGCGCATCGAGCTCGCCCGCGCGCTCGCCAGCCGGCCGAAGCTCCTGTTGCTGGACGAGCCGGCGGGCGGCCTCAACCACGAGGAGGTCGCGGATCTCGGCCGCCTCATCCGCCAGATCCGCGACGACCGCCGGACCACGGTGCTCTTGGTCGAGCACCATATGGGCCTGGTCATGTCGATCTCCGATCGGGTCGTGGCTCTCGATTTCGGGCGCAAGATCGCCGAGGGTCCGCCCGAGTCGGTGCAGCAGGACCCGCTCGTCATCCAGGCCTATCTGGGCACGGCTTCCGGGTGA
- a CDS encoding MmcQ/YjbR family DNA-binding protein, producing the protein MPGATQSIQWGDARVLKVGGKMFAVFRPPGAEPTSLSFKCDDLGFQLLTELGGFRPAPYLARAKWVNATDSVPLSADELEAYLKRAYETVLAKLPKKTRAAMGQA; encoded by the coding sequence ATGCCGGGGGCGACGCAGTCCATCCAGTGGGGCGATGCGCGCGTGCTCAAGGTCGGCGGCAAGATGTTCGCCGTGTTCCGCCCGCCCGGCGCGGAGCCGACGTCGCTCTCCTTCAAATGCGACGATCTCGGCTTCCAGCTCTTGACCGAGCTCGGCGGCTTCCGCCCCGCACCCTATCTCGCGCGCGCCAAATGGGTGAACGCGACCGACAGCGTGCCGCTCTCAGCAGACGAGCTCGAGGCTTATCTCAAGCGCGCCTACGAGACGGTCCTCGCCAAGCTGCCGAAGAAGACACGGGCGGCGATGGGACAGGCCTGA